The genomic segment TCAAGgtgtatcaatacaccttgacaGTGGTGGTGTTGGTGTCACAGGTCTTATAATTTTCGGACAAGTGCTTATCACTCTAATACGACGTTTAATCAATTAAGAAtcaattacctacatattttaatctgtggttaaatgattattatcataatcattgATCACTAGACACTAATCAGAACACTAATTcatatgtgattaaaaaattggTAGACTCatctattatatagattaaaaacatGATTAGTAAACGAAATTTTTCTCccaaatgttttgttaaaatatttccgAGAAGAACAAAAGAATTCTAATATTTACGTTCCTATTCCTAAAAATAAGGAATTAATTCACGTTCttattcctttaaaaaataatggaattaattaattcatccGTTCCTCAAAAAAGGAATTAATTCCAGGAATCGTTCCTTTAGGAACGCGTTCCTTAACAAcactgattttataatattactagctctccgagcgtcgttgGGGGAAACCCCCAAACCCCCCCGAGTTGGCGAGGAGTGTTAGCGATATCGGAAGCCGCAGTGGTCTCGTGGTCCGGTCGTCGGTCTCAAGCAAGGTGTATGGGCGATGTGGAGGTCTGGTGATAAGGAATagtgataaggttaggaccaTTGCGGTTCGACGCGGTAGTTCGAGCAGGCCGGGTCGCATCGCAGCGGACTAAGTCTTTAAGTATTTTCGAAAATGCCGTATATGTGAAATCTTAAACAGATCTAAGTTTTCATAATGTTCTGAAAGGCATAAGATTTTAGCACATAAAAATTCTGATGGTAAAAGaatattgtcaatttttaaataattatagtgttcAACAAAGCGTTTTAAGTAAATAGAATCTggattaaaaaattctaaactaGAAGTATTAAACATTTCTGTTACCATTAATACATCACATACATCATTTGAAAATCTTGAATTTAATTCAACTGTAAATCTGAAAatgaatttagaaattatttatgtattattattgaaaaggaatgataatttaaatatatttttactaacctGTCAATtgcttcaaaataaatatttgttttaaaactttcTAAAGAagtacattttgtaatatttttgccCACAGTTGATGAAACAACATAATCTTGAAGGTTCTTGTTGAGAACTTGCTTTCTTTTCTGGATCTTCTTAATGTCTAGTTCTATATCATTTTCTTTAGCTTTaactacgattttttttttaagtttctccCAAACTTCATTTGAACGTATATTCAACAAATTTTGTTTGGTTACATTCAGTGGCGGCGCCAAGGGCGGGCACAGGTGGGCCATTGCCCTCCTTGAAAAGTCCCTGGCCCGTCCACTGGCCCGCCctgaaattttatcaaaaattttcatcaaaacttttatgtattaaatatctttcattgtattttattagcatGTGTACgaggataaaatataaatgcataggTAATATGGAAACATTGAAAACACGattaagctataatataatatattacttatgcCCGGatgcatagtcaatttatgtATCACATAAGacatgttaggttaggttgaaCATGGTATATGGGTACATCGGGACCAAGGTTTACGGattatactctatattatactCTACCTTATAATCTATAAACCTTGCCCCAATCCCACTGAATATACGTTATCAATGATTATGagtgttatgacttatgataacTCTGTTATCGGGTCAtttgataatttgatatttgataattgattACAACAACGTCCCACAagaatattacactattattggtataatctatttttaaatgcaaacaCACAATATCTTatggaaaaatattacattattgataGGCCATCTTAATCAAAATCAAGTGATTATTGTTTGTACCAAAGTGGTTAATCATTCATTTTTAGTCTTTACTCTtcagttcaaattattttttttgcaaatgtataaaacttaattattaatattgctcAATATTGAATATGACTTCTAAAAGgactttaaatgattttttttgtatgaccGTCGTagcgaacaaaaaaaaacttgttacCAACAggttagttaaatatattttatacacctacctactttattaatattttcttatttttttaaaaattgttttaaatatttattacacatttttttatattttagttataattaaataaatatttaactatttaaatttatttttagttattacatacaaatttgttttattaaggtgacatattacttaaataatgatatttcatcatacaatattaataaattaataaattaacaaataaataatttaaattaattaatcaaactatcaatgtataattgtattatattcatacataaatgttttcaaaaagatattttaatagttttagtgaaaatattgaagtcaaaacatataataaaacagAAATGTCGCCTCAGCTGCCTGAAGAAGAAAAATTGTCTTCGTGTTCATCTGATAATAATGACACTGATTTTAgcaggtaatacattttttttaccttatagAAACTATTTCTATTtgttattgtgttaaatatattattattattttattttagtatttcaaGTGAAAACATCTTTGAAGTAAATGAGCCTGAACTTAGTCTCATTAAAGatacttcaaaatataataatgaaaaaacatcTAGTACTTGTAAAATTAGTGGACCGAGGGATATTGCTCAAACCATTGAAGAAGGTCCAGTCCAGCCAAAACTTAGAAACTATACAAAATCTGTTACTGGAGAAGGTAAATCAAAGAGAACAAGGAGTTTTAAGTCTAGTTGGTTCGAACAATACAAGTGGCTTGAGTACAGTGTATTAGAAAATAGTGTTTATTGTTTCCCATGCAGATTTTTTGCTTTGAATAATCCAGACTCTATTTTTACTAGTAGTGGatataaaaattggaaaaatgcTATGTCTAGTAAAGGATTTTCTAGACATGACTCTTCTGTAGACCATAAAAATTGTTGTCAAACTTGGATCGATTACAAAAGCTAATAAAGAAAAGAATATATCAGTTTTATCAATGATTAGTGCTGACCATGCCCGTTTGATTAGTGAAAATAGAAGGTATatgaaatctataatattatcagtgcgTATGCTTGCCATTCAAGGGAGTGCCTTTCGTGGTCATAGAGAAAATGAAGAAAGTTTGAATCGTGGAAACTTTATAGATGTGATGAACTTAATTGCTTCATTTGATGATACTGTATACAAAAAATTGAATGGACCTAAAAATGCTAGATATCTTCATCACTCTATTCAAACTGAAGTAGTTCATATAATGGCTAATAAAATggttcttaataaaatatcttatgaaattaattttgtatcatGCTTCTCTATAATGGCTGATGAAACTAAAGATATTACTAATACCGAGCAATTGTCTATAGTAATTAGGTATTACTACCAAGATGAAATAAAAGAAAGATTTTTAGGGTTTActcctttaaaaaaattagatgctAACTCcttatttttgcatataaaaaatctattatgtAACTGTAAAATCGATATAAATAAGTGTGTGGCACAAACCTATGATGGGGCAAATGTAATGAAGGGACATATTAGTGATGTTCAAGCACTTTTCAGAAAAGAAGTTCCCTATGCCCATTATATTCATTGCAATAATCACAGACTAAATTTGGTATTAGTAGATGTAGCTAAAAATGTAGAAGAAGcagataaatttttttcattactcCAAGATATTTATGTTTTCATGTCTGGATCAACAATACACAATCAATTTATTGAACTACAGAAAAAAAGTTGGGAAATGTAAATCTATTGAATTAAAACGCTTATGTATGACTAGATGGTCTTCACAAATTCATTCTTGTAGAGCCTTAAAATCTGTTTTAGATATTGATTTGttgcttttaaataatatagttttagaaaaaacaGATAGATCTTCTGAAGCTGTTGgtttattgagtacctatgattgattttcaatttatatatttattatatttatttaatgatttattgtcTGAAGTTCATATTGTTAGTAAATATCTTCAAGATGTAAATGCTGATATAAGCAgagctattattttaatacaagcaACAAAAGATTCATTCGATAATCGTAGAAATTATGAGATATCACATCACAATTTGTATGAAGAAGTAGAAAAAAAAGCTATTTCACTGAGTATAAAACTTCCATCAGAACAACAGCAGCAAAAgagaatcaaaaaaaatacctaaatatttggaaaaatttgTATGTACTGTTGAAAATATAGAGAAACAAAGCAATACATCAAaagatgattataaaataaacgtttataaTCTTATTTTAGATAGAATGATTTCTGAAATTGATAAGCGCTTTATGGCcaatgaatactttttgagtGGTATAACTGCATTATATCCAGAATCTACACATTTTTGAACTATGATGTAATAGAACCTTTAGCTGTAGCTTATTCTTCTGATTGCAGTAGTATCAAATCCGAAttgaatgtattgaaaaaatctttaaaaagatatgaaaaaaataataatacttctataaaaaatatataccaattacacatttttttgaagCTTTATAAAATAGCATTTTCTGAGGTGTTTAAATTGTGTAGTATAGTAATTACAATTCCTGTTTCATCTGCAGCTTGTGAACGCACATTTTCATGTATGAAAAGAGTTAAAAACTTCTTAAGAAATTCTATAAATCATGACTTGATGTCCAGTTTAAGTATAATTTCAATTGAGAAGGATGATGCTAAACAATTGAATATTGAAgaagttattgatgaattttCTTATAGACATAAAAATAGGaggataacattaaaataaattataaatatatattataattattatattattatgtattattatcatcatattattttagtattgttaGATATTCATTTatcatgtttataataaatcattataaataggtatagctacattaaattatgaatttgtaattattCCAATAcctatggttttattttattatgtagataGGTAAAAGCATACTAGGCAGCCGGCAGGAGTCAGGAAATATGGAGTAAAGATTTcacacattattataggtattatattatatattatatattggccCTTCAGTAAAATGACGTGCCTCAAGTTGGCCCTACCAGGTATAAAATCCTGGCGCCGCCACTGGTTACATTTATTAGTTGAACAGCAGAAGGAAGTAAAagtttactattttgtaattcATTTGATGCACAGTGAACTATTTCCAGTATAGATTTCATAGAAATCAGAATTGATATAAATTTCTGAGATGATATTTCTTCAAGATATCCTATTGCCATCACTCTAGAtttttcatcaccttttaatGATAGTACATTGAGAACTTCGCGAATTTCCTTAAAgcgaatattgattttttttaatgatttgtacCAATAGGCCCATCGAGAGTCTACTAACCtttcaaaatgaattatttcttggtttttttgtttttgtacttCAAAATATAGCTCATAGCGATTTTGACTATTCATAATAAACTTGTAAAGCCTTTGTACTGTTTGGAAAAATTCACTTATAGCAGAAATACTATTTAATGTATGCACTA from the Acyrthosiphon pisum isolate AL4f chromosome X, pea_aphid_22Mar2018_4r6ur, whole genome shotgun sequence genome contains:
- the LOC103307940 gene encoding uncharacterized protein LOC103307940, whose translation is MSPQLPEEEKLSSCSSDNNDTDFSSISSENIFEVNEPELSLIKDTSKYNNEKTSSTCKISGPRDIAQTIEEGPVQPKLRNYTKSVTGEGKSKRTRSFKSSWFEQYKWLEYSVLENSVYCFPCRFFALNNPDSIFTSSGYKNWKNAMSSKGFSRHDSSVDHKNCCQTWIDYKS
- the LOC103307939 gene encoding zinc finger MYM-type protein 1-like, which codes for MISADHARLISENRRYMKSIILSVRMLAIQGSAFRGHRENEESLNRGNFIDVMNLIASFDDTVYKKLNGPKNARYLHHSIQTEVVHIMANKMVLNKISYEINFVSCFSIMADETKDITNTEQLSIVIRYYYQDEIKERFLGFTPLKKLDANSLFLHIKNLLCNCKIDINKCVAQTYDGANVMKGHISDVQALFRKEVPYAHYIHCNNHRLNLVLVDVAKNVEEADKFFSLLQDIYVFMSGSTIHNQFIELQKKSWEIALKSVLDIDLLLLNNIVLEKTDRSSEAVGLLIHIVSKYLQDVNADISRAIILIQATKDSFDNRRNYEISHHNLYEEVEKKAISLNRMISEIDKRFMANEYFLSGITALYPESTHF